TCGCCGCAAACTCTGAGGTTCTTGGCTATCCTTAGAGGCGTGCCTGGACGTGTGCTGATCAGACCAAATGCGATCGCGAGCCTCTCACTGTGCATGTGCAGAACATCCACCTTCTCTTCTTCACTAACGTCATGCAGAACAAACCTTGTATCCTCAATGTACCCACCTTCTTTTCTCAGTTTTTCTGTTATTTCGGCGAGTTTGAGATGGATTCTCTCCGCGTCTCTGTGTGTATGATCTCTTGCGGTGAAGGTGTGGACATTGTTTCCAATCTCAATCCAGCTGCAGGCCGGGTCTTTCCTCAACCCACGTTCTGAAATCCTGGCTCTGACCTCCTTGGCATTCTTCCACTTGCCCATCTCAGCGAAAACGTTTGATACAAGGACATAATTACCTGGGTTATCTGGTTCCAACTCAAGAAGCTTATCGGCTGCAACCATAGCGAGCTCATGGTTCTTGTGTATACGGCATGCTCCAAGGAGTGCGCACCACACCACCGATTTTGGTTCCAAAGGCATAGACTTGATGAACTCGTACGCATCCTCGGTCTTGCCTGAGCGGCCAAGAAGATCAACCACACAAGCATAGTGTTCCTGCCATGGTTCTAACCTGTACATGGTCTCCATCATATCTACATAACATTTTCCCTCATCGACAAGCTTTGAATGACTACAAGCATATAGAAGAGCGAGAAATGAAACATGATCAGGAGCAACACCAGTTTCTACCATTCTCTTGAAAAGATCTATAGCTTGCTTGCCATGACCATGCATCCCAGCTGCATTAATCATCGCTGTCCAGAGAACTACGTCTTTACATTTCGCTCCATTAAATACTTTGAGAGCATTGCTCATGCTTCCGCAACCAGAATACATGTCTACCAGGGAACTAACCGCGGCACCTTCCATAAGAAAATTCCTTCTGATGAGAAAGCCATGAACCTCCTTCCCTTTTGCCAAGGATGACAAATCAGCTATAGCCCCGAGAATACTTACTAGTGCTACAGAATCAGGTTGAACATCTGTATTTTGCATCTCTGCAAACAAGGCAACAGCTTCATTTAACAGCCCGCTGTTTGCGTAACAGTTTATCATACTAGTCCATGTGACAATGTCTTTTTCCTCTACTGTTTCAAACATTCTAAGTGAATGGTAAACCTCTCCACACTGCCCATATATATCTAGGATTCTGTTCTTCAGTACCAAATCAAGCAAACCATTTCTAATAGCATATGAATGCAGTTGCTTTGCCAGTAAACTAGTTTTCAAACCACTGCATGCTTCTAAAATACTTCCGATCATCATGGGATCTACCTTAATGCCCTCTTTCCGCGCTTCTCTAAACTTTTCCAGTGCCTCAaaatgccaagaactccgagcaTAACAAGTAATAATTGTTGTCCATGATATGTGGTCTTTAATCCTCATCCTTTCAAATACATGGGTAGAGTACTCCGTGTACTGACACTTCATGTA
This region of Triticum aestivum cultivar Chinese Spring chromosome 2D, IWGSC CS RefSeq v2.1, whole genome shotgun sequence genomic DNA includes:
- the LOC123053589 gene encoding pentatricopeptide repeat-containing protein At3g63370, chloroplastic, whose translation is MSVRLQRASKPTAAMATTVLSLPLNPIPYRKFSPALPAISSPDHTSLKQLCKEGNLRQALRLLTAGAPGRPPSQDHYGLVLDLVAAKKATAQGAQVHAHAVATGSLDGDDGFLATKLLFMYGKCGRVEDARRLFDGMSARTVFSWNALIGAYLSAGSASEALGVYRALRWSGATGVAPDGCTLASVLKACGVEGHGRCGREVHGLAVKHRLDSSTLVANALIAMYAKCGVLDSALQVFERLQGGRDAASWNSVISGCMQNGMFLKALDLFRGMQRAGLSMNSYTTVGVLQICTELAQLNLGRELHAAILKCGSQVNIQRNALLVMYTKCGHVYSAHRVFREINEKDYISWNSMLSCYVQNGLYAEAIKFIGEMLQGGFQPDHACIVSLCSAVGQLGWLLNGREVHAYAIKQRLDTDTQVGNTLMDMYMKCQYTEYSTHVFERMRIKDHISWTTIITCYARSSWHFEALEKFREARKEGIKVDPMMIGSILEACSGLKTSLLAKQLHSYAIRNGLLDLVLKNRILDIYGQCGEVYHSLRMFETVEEKDIVTWTSMINCYANSGLLNEAVALFAEMQNTDVQPDSVALVSILGAIADLSSLAKGKEVHGFLIRRNFLMEGAAVSSLVDMYSGCGSMSNALKVFNGAKCKDVVLWTAMINAAGMHGHGKQAIDLFKRMVETGVAPDHVSFLALLYACSHSKLVDEGKCYVDMMETMYRLEPWQEHYACVVDLLGRSGKTEDAYEFIKSMPLEPKSVVWCALLGACRIHKNHELAMVAADKLLELEPDNPGNYVLVSNVFAEMGKWKNAKEVRARISERGLRKDPACSWIEIGNNVHTFTARDHTHRDAERIHLKLAEITEKLRKEGGYIEDTRFVLHDVSEEEKVDVLHMHSERLAIAFGLISTRPGTPLRIAKNLRVCGDCHEFTKLVSKLFEREIVVRDANRFHHFRGGSCSCGDFW